One region of Gammaproteobacteria bacterium genomic DNA includes:
- a CDS encoding Exopolysaccharide biosynthesis protein YbjH — protein sequence MQRHRSLACAALFLCCTTPVVAAPPNPAASITGQTGIINMPDARVDEDGSWRIGISNSSPYGAIWSSLTILPWLELSGRFTRMQGVPTNLGAAYGNNKDKAFDLKLIVLPESLYLPQVAVGAQDFFGTRLFAAEYLTVSRNYGALDLTAGYGMERIRGAFYGARYALPWNNLSLVAESDAYNYAHDPHGKQSGAIRRPGGLGYGVEYRSRLAGLQLSHQSNTWGVNAYVSLPLMEKEFIPKTSEPPPYTTQQKQVSVEEWISSPTYRKTLLTALHDQEFGQVRLHIEDKTLQVSLTNDRISLIGRAVGRAARTIILTGPKDLERLEITYKINDMPALSYQFRSITALQRYFAGKIGITSLMNSVSIFYSSPEYAKRFAVEATPELGKPLMDVNNTSLLTLDQRKETDATRKNKTIESIKRNKILHEDRDEDFTGDFTLSSIKLDTYLNDPSGFFHYNIYTQGNYYYHINDGLFFESSARITLAEDVSKVKQKSNSRLPHVRSNLAEYMKSGPVRLRTLMLNKYVQLRKEVYSRTTFGYYEDMFAGTGGQVLYYPQDRNWAVDLSLDAVRLRAPLSQFGFSNYSTVTSIGSFHYRFPRYGITTAIRAGRFLARDRGVNFDIARRFRSGVTIGVWYTKTNGKDTTNPGTPAHPYQDKGVFFSIPLAAFLSHDSQERGSYALSPWSRDVGQMVDAPDLYGIVEDVFPKQPFGAFSGLGN from the coding sequence ATGCAACGCCACCGTTCGCTAGCCTGTGCGGCCTTGTTTCTGTGCTGTACCACCCCCGTCGTCGCAGCCCCCCCCAATCCAGCAGCCTCCATAACGGGTCAAACCGGTATCATCAACATGCCCGATGCACGGGTAGACGAAGATGGCTCTTGGCGCATCGGCATCAGCAATAGCTCACCCTATGGCGCCATATGGTCGAGCTTGACCATCCTACCGTGGCTGGAGCTGTCGGGGCGCTTCACTCGTATGCAAGGGGTACCCACAAATCTCGGCGCAGCTTATGGCAACAACAAAGACAAAGCTTTCGACCTAAAGCTAATCGTCCTACCAGAATCCCTTTACCTGCCCCAAGTGGCCGTAGGTGCCCAGGACTTCTTCGGCACCAGGCTCTTCGCCGCCGAGTACCTCACCGTAAGCCGCAACTATGGTGCTCTTGACCTTACCGCCGGCTACGGCATGGAACGCATCCGTGGTGCATTCTATGGTGCCCGTTACGCACTGCCCTGGAATAACCTATCACTGGTCGCAGAATCCGACGCCTACAACTACGCTCACGACCCTCACGGCAAGCAATCCGGCGCGATACGACGCCCAGGCGGATTGGGCTATGGAGTGGAATACCGCTCCCGCCTCGCAGGTCTCCAACTGTCTCACCAGAGTAACACCTGGGGCGTCAACGCCTACGTGTCCCTCCCATTAATGGAAAAGGAATTTATCCCTAAAACTAGCGAACCACCGCCTTATACCACTCAACAAAAGCAGGTAAGCGTAGAAGAGTGGATCAGTAGCCCAACCTACCGAAAAACCCTGCTCACCGCCCTCCACGATCAGGAATTCGGGCAGGTACGTCTGCACATAGAGGATAAAACCCTTCAGGTAAGCCTCACCAACGACCGCATCTCCCTAATTGGGCGTGCCGTGGGTCGAGCAGCCAGAACTATCATTCTCACCGGACCAAAAGATCTAGAGCGCCTTGAAATTACCTACAAGATAAACGATATGCCGGCATTGTCTTATCAATTCCGTAGCATTACCGCGCTCCAACGTTATTTTGCCGGAAAGATCGGTATCACTTCCCTGATGAATTCGGTCAGCATATTTTATTCTTCGCCAGAATATGCCAAGCGTTTTGCTGTCGAGGCAACGCCAGAGCTAGGCAAACCTCTTATGGATGTGAACAACACCAGCTTGCTGACACTCGACCAAAGAAAAGAAACCGATGCCACCAGAAAGAACAAAACCATAGAATCCATAAAGAGAAACAAAATTCTCCACGAGGACCGAGATGAAGATTTTACTGGCGACTTTACGCTTAGCTCCATAAAGCTTGATACGTATCTAAACGATCCCAGCGGTTTCTTCCACTACAATATTTATACCCAGGGAAATTATTACTACCATATTAACGACGGACTCTTCTTTGAAAGTTCGGCACGTATCACCCTTGCCGAAGATGTAAGTAAAGTGAAGCAAAAATCCAACAGTCGATTACCCCATGTGCGTAGTAATCTTGCGGAATACATGAAATCAGGTCCGGTTCGTTTACGTACTCTAATGCTAAATAAATACGTTCAGCTACGTAAGGAAGTGTACAGCCGTACCACATTTGGTTATTACGAAGATATGTTTGCAGGGACCGGCGGACAGGTGCTCTACTATCCCCAGGATCGAAATTGGGCAGTAGATCTGTCACTAGATGCGGTACGCCTACGCGCTCCACTCTCCCAATTTGGTTTCAGCAACTACAGCACAGTAACGAGTATTGGTTCTTTCCATTACCGATTTCCGCGTTACGGTATTACCACAGCGATACGGGCAGGTCGTTTCCTAGCCCGGGATCGAGGAGTCAATTTTGATATAGCACGTCGCTTCCGCTCTGGCGTCACCATCGGAGTCTGGTACACCAAAACCAACGGCAAAGACACAACCAACCCAGGCACCCCCGCACATCCTTATCAAGACAAAGGGGTATTCTTTTCGATCCCGCTTGCCGCATTCCTCTCCCATGATTCTCAGGAACGTGGAAGCTACGCATTGTCACCCTGGAGCCGCGATGTGGGCCAAATGGTTGATGCACCCGACCTGTACGGTATCGTGGAAGATGTTTTTCCGAAGCAACCATTCGGTGCCTTCTCGGGGTTAGGAAATTAA
- a CDS encoding phospholipid-binding lipoprotein MlaA → MNRATLLVFWLLGCSWVVAAAEPTIPPRFQVELRQVLEQLPPHPLDPNEPINRKMFLFNAWLVENVVDPTANWLEHTLPEIAKQAGYNIYSNLVEPEFILTNTLVGNYEAAKTSAKRFLLNSTIGIAGLWDPAEKMGYQRTETEFTESLCVAGLDPGNFVILPVVGPASSHSAMLLTGFFAVEWYLLSHISPTIATADLVIDISASAASLRYARDVPNSDTKDPYLIQRADYQNYLWPRCSSHLEKRLAAPSAEIALNERQPSPQ, encoded by the coding sequence ATGAACCGAGCAACCTTGTTAGTATTCTGGCTCTTGGGATGTAGCTGGGTCGTTGCGGCTGCTGAGCCCACCATCCCACCCCGATTTCAGGTAGAACTTAGGCAGGTGTTAGAACAATTGCCCCCTCACCCCCTTGATCCCAATGAACCGATCAATCGGAAGATGTTCCTCTTCAATGCCTGGCTTGTCGAAAACGTTGTAGACCCCACCGCCAATTGGTTGGAACACACCCTACCAGAAATTGCCAAACAGGCCGGATACAATATCTACTCGAATCTGGTCGAGCCTGAATTTATTCTCACCAACACTTTAGTGGGAAATTATGAAGCGGCCAAGACTTCTGCCAAACGTTTTCTACTCAATTCGACTATCGGTATAGCGGGTCTATGGGACCCTGCCGAGAAGATGGGTTATCAACGTACCGAAACGGAATTCACCGAGTCACTTTGTGTCGCTGGTCTTGACCCTGGCAACTTTGTCATCTTACCCGTGGTGGGTCCAGCCAGTAGCCACAGCGCCATGTTATTGACGGGATTTTTTGCCGTAGAGTGGTACCTCCTCTCCCACATATCTCCGACCATCGCTACCGCCGATCTGGTCATTGATATCAGCGCCTCGGCGGCCAGCCTACGTTACGCACGTGATGTACCCAATAGCGACACCAAAGATCCCTATCTAATCCAGCGCGCCGACTATCAGAACTACCTATGGCCACGCTGCTCATCGCATCTTGAAAAGAGACTCGCGGCCCCCTCCGCTGAAATAGCGTTAAACGAAAGACAACCCTCGCCACAATAG
- a CDS encoding hypothetical protein (Evidence 5 : Unknown function), producing MRDCMEKPTWVVTADLSLSHLHITIPILSKKMTFVILTFMEKLRKPPSIVHNWMKLLVAISIHHW from the coding sequence ATGCGTGACTGTATGGAAAAACCCACCTGGGTAGTTACGGCAGATTTATCATTATCACATTTACATATCACCATTCCCATCTTGTCTAAGAAAATGACTTTTGTTATCTTGACCTTTATGGAGAAGTTACGTAAGCCTCCATCTATTGTTCATAATTGGATGAAACTCCTCGTCGCTATTTCTATCCACCATTGGTAA
- a CDS encoding putative Transporter (Evidence 3 : Putative function from multiple computational evidences) — translation MKRITKELALFAVMVMSPFLVVADETSNSESSAIFGRPGNTESPIAVPKGRFQIESGLASYTHANDGTQSWSLAQTSLRYGIADGTDVQLVVQPYFRTHNVGQTFQGFSGTTLRVLHTFAGADGSSPSFGLIGFVTPPTASKQLRDNGWASNRVEGGAIATGSVNLTDKTSLTLTLGDAARRQNDSYVSDISGGANLTYAVTENFGAYVEAFSEHVAHNSTTTTVDLGVTYLLSHVTQLDAGVNMGANQATRITSNATFFVGWSHLF, via the coding sequence ATGAAAAGAATTACCAAAGAGCTCGCTCTTTTTGCAGTAATGGTAATGTCCCCGTTTCTTGTCGTAGCCGACGAAACGTCGAACAGCGAGTCGTCTGCGATTTTTGGTCGACCAGGCAATACCGAGAGCCCGATTGCCGTGCCAAAGGGTCGTTTTCAGATCGAATCTGGACTTGCGAGCTATACACATGCTAACGATGGTACGCAGTCTTGGAGCTTGGCACAAACTTCTCTTCGCTATGGAATCGCCGACGGTACTGATGTTCAACTTGTAGTCCAACCCTATTTTCGCACGCATAACGTTGGTCAGACGTTCCAGGGTTTTAGTGGCACCACGTTGCGCGTCCTTCATACTTTCGCGGGGGCGGATGGAAGCAGTCCATCCTTTGGCCTTATCGGTTTTGTGACCCCACCTACCGCTAGCAAGCAACTGAGGGATAATGGTTGGGCATCCAATCGCGTTGAGGGAGGCGCAATCGCTACGGGTAGCGTCAATCTGACCGACAAAACCAGTCTCACCCTCACCTTGGGCGACGCTGCTAGGCGTCAGAATGATTCTTACGTAAGCGATATCTCCGGTGGTGCTAATCTAACCTACGCAGTAACTGAGAACTTCGGTGCCTATGTTGAGGCCTTCTCGGAGCATGTCGCTCATAATTCGACAACAACAACAGTCGATCTTGGTGTAACCTATCTCCTCAGTCACGTTACCCAGTTGGACGCCGGTGTAAATATGGGGGCTAATCAGGCTACACGTATTACCAGTAATGCAACCTTCTTTGTGGGCTGGTCTCATCTGTTCTAG